A genomic segment from Streptomyces sp. NBC_00459 encodes:
- a CDS encoding transposase family protein, translating to MLVHPSSFDLSTRTLRFLTGQLTARRREIGTRWRRLPAARQALLALAHLRCGDTYAQLAAGFGIGIATAFRYIRGAVDILATLAPSLAEAMKTIRTKAFVILDGTLLPIDRIAADTPYYSGKHKRHGMNVQVLTEPFGRLLWASPALPGSTHDLTAARQHGIIEALADAGLKCWADKAYQGAGGTVRVPFRGRRLKRWKGRHNTTHAKIRCFGEQAMATLKGWRLLRKLRCSTNRITDVVKAVLVLHHHASA from the coding sequence GTGCTTGTCCACCCGTCGTCGTTCGATCTGTCCACCCGCACTCTGCGGTTCCTGACCGGGCAACTGACAGCCAGGCGGAGGGAGATCGGCACGCGGTGGCGGCGGCTTCCCGCAGCGCGACAGGCTCTGCTGGCCCTGGCCCACCTGCGGTGCGGTGACACCTACGCACAGCTCGCGGCCGGTTTCGGCATCGGGATCGCGACCGCCTTCCGCTACATACGCGGGGCCGTCGACATCCTGGCCACCCTCGCCCCGTCCCTGGCCGAGGCGATGAAGACCATCCGGACCAAGGCGTTCGTGATCCTGGACGGCACCCTGCTGCCGATCGACCGGATCGCCGCCGACACCCCGTACTACTCCGGGAAACACAAGCGCCACGGCATGAACGTCCAGGTCCTCACTGAACCGTTCGGACGGCTGCTGTGGGCCTCGCCCGCGCTGCCCGGCTCCACTCACGACCTCACCGCCGCGCGACAGCACGGGATCATCGAAGCCCTCGCTGATGCGGGACTCAAATGCTGGGCTGACAAGGCGTATCAAGGTGCCGGCGGAACCGTCCGAGTCCCGTTTCGGGGCCGCCGTCTCAAGCGATGGAAGGGCCGCCACAACACCACCCACGCCAAGATCCGCTGCTTCGGCGAGCAGGCCATGGCCACCCTCAAGGGCTGGCGGCTCCTGCGGAAGCTCCGCTGCAGCACCAACCGCATCACCGACGTGGTGAAGGCCGTCCTCGTCCTTCACCACCACGCGTCAGCCTGA
- a CDS encoding phosphotransferase enzyme family protein: MHDTADLIAETYALDAGPWTLTPVTRGALGQIWKLSGNSSSWAIKELLFGCDEEQVGREAALRQAAENLGIASPRLLPNRHGAHVSHLPRSSGGSYVKLYDWIDGATADASDPDILAWFGRTMALLHKAAGEGAGETPNSWYEQCPEAADWKDLHERIHQADLPWADSLGRFIATSAAELAQWVTPSEAGDLVTSHLDLQPQNVLVGVNGPVLLDWDNAGPASAERELARAVYVWSGRNQTNIDSARRLTRAYRSAGGRAEIRGLQSFSMLFATDLNFIYVQAKCAIDPAVTAAQREFAGNQVVASLRRLPDLAVISQLVAALETRG, encoded by the coding sequence ATGCACGACACAGCCGACTTGATAGCGGAGACCTACGCCCTCGACGCCGGACCGTGGACGTTGACGCCGGTCACCCGCGGCGCATTGGGACAGATCTGGAAGTTGTCCGGGAACAGCTCCTCGTGGGCGATAAAGGAACTCCTCTTCGGTTGCGATGAAGAACAGGTCGGCCGGGAGGCCGCGTTGCGGCAGGCTGCCGAGAACCTGGGGATCGCATCGCCGCGGCTTCTCCCCAATCGCCACGGCGCACACGTCTCGCACTTACCCCGTTCCTCCGGTGGGTCCTACGTCAAGCTGTACGACTGGATTGACGGCGCCACAGCGGACGCGTCTGATCCAGACATCTTGGCCTGGTTCGGGCGGACCATGGCGCTGCTCCACAAGGCTGCGGGTGAAGGTGCGGGTGAGACGCCGAACTCCTGGTACGAGCAGTGCCCCGAGGCCGCCGACTGGAAGGACCTGCACGAGAGGATTCATCAGGCCGACCTCCCGTGGGCAGACTCGCTGGGCCGGTTCATCGCCACTTCCGCGGCAGAGCTCGCGCAATGGGTGACGCCGTCCGAAGCCGGGGATCTGGTGACATCGCATCTTGACCTGCAACCCCAGAACGTCCTGGTCGGTGTGAACGGGCCAGTCCTCCTCGACTGGGACAACGCCGGTCCCGCCTCGGCGGAACGCGAACTCGCACGCGCCGTTTACGTGTGGTCCGGTCGGAACCAGACCAACATCGATTCGGCCCGGCGATTGACGCGGGCCTATCGGAGCGCCGGTGGCCGCGCGGAGATCAGAGGCCTGCAGTCGTTTTCGATGCTTTTCGCGACGGACTTGAACTTCATTTATGTGCAGGCTAAATGCGCCATCGATCCGGCCGTGACCGCTGCGCAGCGAGAGTTCGCGGGCAACCAGGTCGTCGCTTCACTGCGCAGGCTGCCCGATCTGGCGGTCATCTCGCAGTTGGTTGCGGCTCTGGAGACGCGGGGGTAA
- a CDS encoding AMIN-like domain-containing (lipo)protein: MRRWATVLAALALVLTGAGTASTAVAAPQAAVCETGWGSMAKAAPGSMAMAGSLTDVRTGRHTCYDRMVFDIPGMTTADPALYWVQYVPSFAHPPSQTGIPVAGGAIIEIEFTAPVDDSQYHVGLAKPLPGLDFGGYRTFRDAKFGGYYDGGTHIGLGVRATLPFRVLVLPDRLVVDVAHTW, translated from the coding sequence ATGAGACGCTGGGCAACGGTGCTGGCAGCGCTGGCACTGGTACTGACGGGAGCCGGCACCGCGTCGACTGCCGTTGCCGCGCCACAAGCTGCGGTTTGTGAGACGGGCTGGGGGAGTATGGCGAAGGCGGCGCCGGGATCGATGGCGATGGCCGGCTCCCTGACGGATGTCAGGACCGGACGGCACACCTGCTACGACCGGATGGTTTTCGATATTCCGGGTATGACGACGGCCGATCCGGCCCTGTACTGGGTCCAGTACGTCCCCAGTTTCGCGCATCCCCCGTCGCAGACCGGTATCCCGGTCGCGGGAGGCGCGATCATCGAGATCGAGTTCACCGCGCCGGTCGACGACTCGCAGTACCACGTCGGGCTCGCGAAGCCGCTGCCCGGGCTCGACTTCGGGGGCTACCGCACCTTCCGGGACGCGAAGTTCGGCGGCTACTACGACGGAGGGACCCACATCGGACTCGGTGTCCGGGCCACGCTGCCGTTCCGGGTGCTGGTGCTTCCCGACCGACTGGTGGTGGATGTGGCGCACACCTGGTAG
- a CDS encoding arabinan endo-1,5-alpha-L-arabinosidase, which yields MSRTSRKVARRTNRRTALLSVPAAILLALVPNSASAYPNPGTVTGSIVVHDPTMIRTSSGQYLLYATGGGISNRTSTNRTAFSGGADAFSSRPSWWRTYSSVPEAWAPDISYHGGKYLLYYSVSSFGSQNSAIGLATSTTGRPGSWTDQGIVYTSSSSNDYNAIDPNLFVNDDGKWWLSFGSWWTGIKLIQINPSTGKQLASNTTRYSLASRPTGTKAVEAPYIVKRNGYYYLFASYDTCCAGASSTYKVKVGRATGITGPYYDRNGVAMMNNGGTPVLESHGRYVGPGGQSILNDADGDLIVYHYYDGQDNGTPKLGINLLNWSSGWPVAY from the coding sequence GTGAGCCGCACCTCCCGCAAGGTCGCCCGCAGAACCAACCGCAGAACCGCTCTCCTGTCCGTCCCCGCGGCGATTCTGCTCGCACTCGTCCCGAACTCGGCGTCCGCATATCCGAACCCGGGCACCGTCACCGGCTCGATCGTGGTCCACGACCCGACGATGATCCGCACATCCTCGGGCCAGTACCTGCTCTACGCCACCGGCGGCGGCATCAGCAACCGCACCTCCACCAACCGCACCGCTTTCAGCGGCGGCGCCGACGCCTTCTCCAGCAGGCCGAGCTGGTGGCGCACCTACTCCTCCGTGCCGGAGGCCTGGGCACCCGACATCTCGTACCACGGCGGCAAGTACCTGCTGTACTACTCCGTCTCGTCCTTCGGCTCGCAGAACTCGGCCATCGGCCTGGCGACATCGACGACCGGCCGACCGGGCAGCTGGACCGACCAGGGCATCGTCTACACGTCGAGTTCGTCGAACGACTACAACGCCATCGACCCGAACCTCTTCGTGAACGACGACGGCAAATGGTGGCTGTCCTTCGGCAGTTGGTGGACCGGGATCAAGTTGATCCAGATCAACCCGTCGACCGGGAAGCAACTCGCGTCGAACACCACCCGCTACTCGCTCGCCTCCCGCCCCACCGGTACCAAGGCCGTCGAGGCCCCGTACATAGTCAAACGCAACGGCTACTACTACCTGTTCGCCTCGTACGACACCTGCTGCGCGGGCGCCAGTTCCACGTACAAGGTCAAGGTCGGCCGGGCCACCGGCATCACCGGCCCGTACTACGACAGGAACGGTGTCGCCATGATGAACAACGGCGGTACGCCCGTGCTGGAGTCGCACGGCCGGTACGTCGGCCCCGGCGGGCAGTCGATCTTGAACGACGCGGACGGTGACCTGATCGTCTACCACTACTACGACGGCCAGGACAACGGCACTCCGAAGCTCGGCATCAACCTTCTGAACTGGAGCAGCGGGTGGCCCGTCGCCTACTGA
- a CDS encoding rhamnogalacturonan acetylesterase yields MRAALTGVAAVLSIAPLAVTGATASAATPVHVYIAGDSTASTYVSSLAPRAGWGQALPVFLTSNAGVVNVAKSGASSKSFIDLGRLDHILALIKPGDFLLISFGHNDEKIDDPTRYTEPSTTYKQYLSQYIDRSRAKGAVPVLVTPVERRKFNSAGVISPSHGAYPAAMRELAAAKGVPLIDLTTSSTALWNRVGVAGTKNYFMILNSGQYPNYPNGSQDNTHFQAFGAIEVARLVATALHNQSVLPSADFQRLTDTIPTSAIVWPTTAPY; encoded by the coding sequence ATGCGCGCCGCGTTGACCGGTGTCGCAGCCGTCCTGTCGATCGCCCCATTGGCCGTCACGGGGGCAACAGCCTCGGCGGCGACCCCCGTTCATGTCTACATCGCGGGAGACTCGACCGCCTCCACCTATGTGTCCTCGCTGGCTCCCCGGGCCGGCTGGGGGCAGGCGCTGCCGGTGTTCCTCACCTCCAATGCCGGGGTGGTGAACGTGGCCAAGTCCGGGGCCAGTTCCAAGAGCTTCATCGATCTGGGCCGACTCGACCACATTCTGGCTCTGATCAAGCCTGGCGACTTCCTTCTCATCTCGTTCGGGCACAACGACGAGAAGATCGATGACCCAACCCGCTACACCGAGCCGTCGACAACGTACAAGCAGTATCTCTCCCAGTACATCGACCGGAGCCGGGCCAAGGGAGCCGTCCCGGTTCTGGTCACGCCAGTGGAACGTCGCAAATTCAACAGCGCGGGAGTCATTTCCCCATCCCATGGCGCTTATCCGGCGGCGATGCGCGAACTCGCCGCGGCCAAAGGCGTACCGCTGATCGACCTGACCACCTCCAGCACCGCACTGTGGAACCGCGTCGGCGTGGCGGGAACGAAGAACTACTTCATGATCCTGAACTCCGGGCAGTACCCCAACTACCCCAACGGCAGCCAGGACAACACGCACTTTCAGGCCTTCGGCGCGATCGAGGTCGCTCGCCTCGTCGCCACTGCCTTGCACAACCAGAGCGTCCTGCCGTCGGCCGATTTCCAGCGGCTGACCGACACCATCCCCACCAGCGCGATCGTGTGGCCCACGACCGCACCGTACTGA